In a genomic window of Polypterus senegalus isolate Bchr_013 chromosome 13, ASM1683550v1, whole genome shotgun sequence:
- the LOC120542755 gene encoding hepatitis A virus cellular receptor 1 homolog isoform X1: MARSSCPSLVGHLLLLLALGDISRGKTHNVHEEETAIFTCNYSIKYGLRPVCWGKACGTMWCHDEVIQTDGQRVTSKRSSRYTLKGDMLGGDVSLTIQQVKPTDAGSYCCRVDIEGYFNDLKVLHTLHVLKALPRTTTEPSVGTAATLVQRTSHRPPAASNWIEDDTPSVSGARPPESNATLSRPSDIEESTVKGQHSNIAMLVACVTASVLTVLSSLAALIFKCNLLEKVWQHAGSVTPTSAAVPQHIIYEINAGRQAQENIYNLD, encoded by the exons GTGACATCTCACGGGGGAAGACCCACAATGTGCACGAGGAGGAGACGGCCATCTTTACCTGCAACTACTCCATCAAGTATGGCCTGCGGCCCGTCTGCTGGGGCAAAGCCTGTGGAACCATGTGGTGCCACGACGAAGTCATCCAGACTGACGGCCAGCGTGTCACATCCAAAAGGTCCAGCCGCTACACGCTAAAGGGCGACATGCTGGGTGGAGACGTCTCCCTCACCATCCAACAGGTGAAACCCACCGACGCTGGCTCCTACTGCTGCAGGGTGGACATCGAGGGCTACTTTAATGACCTGAAGGTGCTTCACACACTGCATGTCCTGAAAG cacttcctcggACGACAACAGAGCCCAGTGTGGGAACCGCAGCCACCCTGGTGCAGAGGACGTCCCACCGGCCACCAGCAGCCA GTAACTGGATTGAGGACGACACCCCCAGTGTATCAGGTGCAAGACCACCAGAGTCGAATGCCACCCTGTCTCGACCTTCAGATATC GAGGAAAGCACAGTGAAAGGCCAGCACTCGAACATCGCCATGCTGGTGGCCTGCGTGACCGCCTCCGTCCTGACCGTCCTCAGCTCGCTGGCGGCGCTCATCTTCAAGT GTAATCTCCTTGAGAAAGTGTGGCAGCACGCTGGAAG TGTGACGCCCACCTCGGCCGCCGTACCCCAGCACATCATTTATGAGATAAACGCTGGACGACAGGCACAAGAGAACATCTACAACTTGGACTAG
- the LOC120542755 gene encoding hepatitis A virus cellular receptor 1 homolog isoform X2, protein MFPSCLGDISRGKTHNVHEEETAIFTCNYSIKYGLRPVCWGKACGTMWCHDEVIQTDGQRVTSKRSSRYTLKGDMLGGDVSLTIQQVKPTDAGSYCCRVDIEGYFNDLKVLHTLHVLKALPRTTTEPSVGTAATLVQRTSHRPPAASNWIEDDTPSVSGARPPESNATLSRPSDIEESTVKGQHSNIAMLVACVTASVLTVLSSLAALIFKCNLLEKVWQHAGSVTPTSAAVPQHIIYEINAGRQAQENIYNLD, encoded by the exons GTGACATCTCACGGGGGAAGACCCACAATGTGCACGAGGAGGAGACGGCCATCTTTACCTGCAACTACTCCATCAAGTATGGCCTGCGGCCCGTCTGCTGGGGCAAAGCCTGTGGAACCATGTGGTGCCACGACGAAGTCATCCAGACTGACGGCCAGCGTGTCACATCCAAAAGGTCCAGCCGCTACACGCTAAAGGGCGACATGCTGGGTGGAGACGTCTCCCTCACCATCCAACAGGTGAAACCCACCGACGCTGGCTCCTACTGCTGCAGGGTGGACATCGAGGGCTACTTTAATGACCTGAAGGTGCTTCACACACTGCATGTCCTGAAAG cacttcctcggACGACAACAGAGCCCAGTGTGGGAACCGCAGCCACCCTGGTGCAGAGGACGTCCCACCGGCCACCAGCAGCCA GTAACTGGATTGAGGACGACACCCCCAGTGTATCAGGTGCAAGACCACCAGAGTCGAATGCCACCCTGTCTCGACCTTCAGATATC GAGGAAAGCACAGTGAAAGGCCAGCACTCGAACATCGCCATGCTGGTGGCCTGCGTGACCGCCTCCGTCCTGACCGTCCTCAGCTCGCTGGCGGCGCTCATCTTCAAGT GTAATCTCCTTGAGAAAGTGTGGCAGCACGCTGGAAG TGTGACGCCCACCTCGGCCGCCGTACCCCAGCACATCATTTATGAGATAAACGCTGGACGACAGGCACAAGAGAACATCTACAACTTGGACTAG
- the LOC120542755 gene encoding hepatitis A virus cellular receptor 1 homolog isoform X3: MWCHDEVIQTDGQRVTSKRSSRYTLKGDMLGGDVSLTIQQVKPTDAGSYCCRVDIEGYFNDLKVLHTLHVLKALPRTTTEPSVGTAATLVQRTSHRPPAASNWIEDDTPSVSGARPPESNATLSRPSDIEESTVKGQHSNIAMLVACVTASVLTVLSSLAALIFKCNLLEKVWQHAGSVTPTSAAVPQHIIYEINAGRQAQENIYNLD, encoded by the exons ATGTGGTGCCACGACGAAGTCATCCAGACTGACGGCCAGCGTGTCACATCCAAAAGGTCCAGCCGCTACACGCTAAAGGGCGACATGCTGGGTGGAGACGTCTCCCTCACCATCCAACAGGTGAAACCCACCGACGCTGGCTCCTACTGCTGCAGGGTGGACATCGAGGGCTACTTTAATGACCTGAAGGTGCTTCACACACTGCATGTCCTGAAAG cacttcctcggACGACAACAGAGCCCAGTGTGGGAACCGCAGCCACCCTGGTGCAGAGGACGTCCCACCGGCCACCAGCAGCCA GTAACTGGATTGAGGACGACACCCCCAGTGTATCAGGTGCAAGACCACCAGAGTCGAATGCCACCCTGTCTCGACCTTCAGATATC GAGGAAAGCACAGTGAAAGGCCAGCACTCGAACATCGCCATGCTGGTGGCCTGCGTGACCGCCTCCGTCCTGACCGTCCTCAGCTCGCTGGCGGCGCTCATCTTCAAGT GTAATCTCCTTGAGAAAGTGTGGCAGCACGCTGGAAG TGTGACGCCCACCTCGGCCGCCGTACCCCAGCACATCATTTATGAGATAAACGCTGGACGACAGGCACAAGAGAACATCTACAACTTGGACTAG